In Platichthys flesus chromosome 20, fPlaFle2.1, whole genome shotgun sequence, a single genomic region encodes these proteins:
- the tefa gene encoding TEF transcription factor, PAR bZIP family member a isoform X2 produces the protein MTAELPEVFRALLEHPFTLPAFDDYDTDKEKLFLGDNVELRGGGSDMGPSAALTPAIWDKTIPYNGENFHLEYMDLEEFLMENGIATALDEDPLKTISEGLVPKTKVKAPAQTKVIKPTAVSPVALLPIQELDRCGEEVVIITKDDAEFTCDVTAEVTTDEEGETEEIKPEEIEVDINYEPDPTDLVLSSVPGGELFNPRKHKFTEDELKPQPMIKKAKKVYVPEEQKDDRYWNRRKKNNVAAKRSRDARRLKENQITVRAAFLERENSVLRTEVGELRKDCGRFKNLVGRYEAKYGKIEASDD, from the exons ATACAGACAAGGAAAAGCTGTTCCTCGGCGATAATGTGGAACTCAGGGGTGGGGGTAGCGACATGGGTCCTTCAGCCGCCTTGACCCCTGCTATCTGGGATAAGACCATTCCCTACAATGGGGAGAACTTCCACCTGGAGTACATGGACCTGGAGGAATTCCTCATGGAGAACGGCATCGCCACCGCGCTTGACGAGGATCCCTTAAAAACCATTTCAGAGGGACTTGTCCCGAAAACAAAAGTAAAGGCCCCTGCACAGACGAAGGTTATCAAGCCGACTGCTGTGTCCCCAGTGGCCCTGCTGCCCATTCAGGAGTTGGACAGGTgtggggaggaggtggtgatcATCACCAAAGACGACGCTGAGTTCACCTGTGATGTTACAGCAG AGGTGACCACAGACGAGGAAGGAGAGACCGAGGAAATCAAACCCGAGGAAATTGAGGTCGATATCAACTACGAGCCAGATCCCACAGATTTGGTCCTGTCAAGCGTACCCGGGGGCGAACTGTTCAACCCACGCAAACACAAGTTCACCGAAGACGAGCTCAAGCCACAACCTATGATTAAAAAGGCCAAGAAGGTGTATGTGCCTGAAGAGCAGAAG GATGACAGGTATTGGAataggaggaagaagaacaacGTGGCGGCCAAGCGCTCGCGTGACGCCCGCAGGCTAAAGGAGAACCAGATCACTGTCCGGGCAGCTTTCCTTGAGCGAGAGAACTCAGTGCTGCGGACGGAGGTGGGAGAGTTGCGGAAGGACTGTGGCCGCTTCAAGAACCTTGTGGGACGTTATGAAGCCAAATATGGAAAAAT tGAGGCGTCAGATGACTAA